From a region of the Candidatus Zymogenaceae bacterium genome:
- a CDS encoding 4Fe-4S binding protein has translation MGRSKRMYDFIMGFYRLFQRLDDCGLIPHNDSEENTSGHIIPVEEVIVGGRHVVLPMEVLVPLIERADTVAIMNECFCRRGDRCRAFPQELGCLLLGEAARDLAQGLGRIVTKDEAVAHGARAIDMGLLPLVVHNKFDAWIWGLEYRRMMNICFCCECCCSVRLGIKKEISTGFFQNIHRLSGLRIEVGEECLGCGVCRDVCIAGAITIREGRALVDHDRCKGCGRCVAVCKAGAARLVLDDERRAIDEILRVYNDRTDVGDLTES, from the coding sequence ATGGGACGATCAAAGCGCATGTATGACTTCATTATGGGGTTTTATCGACTCTTCCAGCGGCTGGACGACTGTGGGTTAATCCCCCATAACGATTCGGAAGAGAATACCTCCGGGCACATCATCCCGGTGGAGGAAGTCATCGTCGGGGGACGCCACGTCGTTCTTCCAATGGAGGTTTTGGTGCCGCTCATTGAAAGGGCCGACACGGTGGCGATCATGAACGAATGCTTCTGCAGGCGGGGGGACAGGTGCCGGGCATTTCCCCAAGAGCTGGGATGCCTGCTTCTCGGGGAGGCTGCGCGGGATTTGGCCCAGGGGCTGGGCCGCATCGTCACGAAAGATGAGGCCGTTGCCCACGGCGCCCGGGCGATTGACATGGGACTTCTTCCCCTGGTCGTCCACAATAAATTCGACGCCTGGATATGGGGTCTTGAATACCGGCGGATGATGAATATCTGTTTCTGCTGTGAATGCTGCTGTTCGGTGCGACTGGGTATCAAAAAAGAAATATCCACCGGATTCTTTCAGAACATTCATCGATTATCCGGCCTCCGTATCGAGGTGGGCGAGGAGTGCTTGGGGTGCGGCGTGTGCCGGGACGTGTGCATCGCAGGGGCGATAACGATCAGGGAAGGGCGGGCGCTCGTCGATCACGATCGATGTAAGGGATGCGGCCGGTGTGTCGCCGTGTGCAAGGCCGGCGCGGCGCGGCTCGTCCTCGACGATGAGAGGCGGGCGATCGATGAGATCCTCAGGGTGTATAACGATAGGACGGACGTGGGTGACCTGACGGAGTCATGA
- a CDS encoding MFS transporter — MDHQRSVRLPFGVKIGYGAAELSNSLTWTLFFVVFLYFLTDVVGLNPAFAGFIMMIGKLWDAVTDPFIGIWSDKTRSRFGRRRPFLLGVAVPFGIITWLLFTDFGFTTGGTKIYFAIVTIIYFTIFTMLDVPYTALAAEMTQDYNERTGLISYRALWCQLASIVAAVVPWVFVEWLTMRVGGNEKLAWSIMTGIFGFFCIFFILWTWRATRGYELFPEETRIRLRDITGDVLKNRTFLYTFGIYTSANVALTVGATVMVYFMIYYMNLSETQQSIAFLFLFALTIVWIPAITKISEVRGKRWAFILFIGVWALVQGVGGLVVHPDTLVLFYVLAALASGGVISVTMTGWSMIPDVVEVDEYKTGQRREGLYFAFFSFSRKISVAIAVWLVGQVLNWIRYVPEVYPQTPKAELGIRLLYAEGTAFFLVLAIVLAYLLPMTKEKHDALRTAIALKKDGKTADESGFRDLL, encoded by the coding sequence ATGGATCATCAAAGGAGTGTGCGGCTTCCGTTCGGCGTCAAGATCGGATACGGTGCGGCGGAGCTGTCGAATTCCCTGACCTGGACTCTCTTTTTCGTGGTTTTCCTTTATTTCCTGACCGACGTGGTGGGGTTGAATCCTGCCTTCGCGGGATTCATCATGATGATCGGCAAGCTCTGGGACGCGGTGACGGACCCGTTCATCGGCATCTGGTCGGACAAGACGCGATCGCGGTTCGGCCGCAGACGCCCGTTTCTTCTGGGAGTCGCCGTGCCCTTCGGCATCATCACCTGGCTTCTCTTTACCGATTTCGGGTTCACAACGGGCGGCACGAAGATATATTTCGCAATCGTCACGATCATTTACTTCACCATATTTACCATGCTGGATGTGCCGTATACGGCCCTGGCGGCGGAGATGACCCAGGATTACAACGAGCGCACCGGTCTCATCAGCTATCGGGCCCTCTGGTGCCAGCTCGCATCCATCGTGGCGGCGGTCGTTCCCTGGGTGTTCGTCGAGTGGCTCACCATGAGAGTGGGAGGCAATGAGAAGCTCGCATGGTCCATCATGACCGGGATATTCGGTTTTTTCTGTATCTTTTTTATCCTCTGGACCTGGAGGGCGACCCGGGGATACGAGCTGTTCCCGGAAGAAACCCGCATCCGATTGAGGGACATCACGGGCGACGTCTTAAAGAACAGGACGTTTCTATACACCTTCGGCATCTACACCTCGGCGAACGTCGCCCTGACCGTGGGGGCGACGGTGATGGTCTACTTCATGATATATTACATGAATCTTTCCGAAACCCAGCAGTCCATCGCCTTCTTGTTTTTATTCGCCCTGACGATCGTGTGGATTCCCGCCATTACGAAAATATCGGAAGTACGGGGGAAGCGCTGGGCGTTCATTCTGTTTATCGGCGTGTGGGCCCTTGTGCAGGGGGTTGGAGGATTAGTGGTGCATCCCGATACGCTGGTACTCTTCTACGTGCTGGCGGCCCTGGCCTCTGGCGGTGTCATCAGCGTGACCATGACCGGGTGGTCGATGATTCCGGACGTGGTGGAGGTGGACGAATACAAGACCGGCCAGCGGCGTGAGGGGCTCTATTTCGCCTTCTTTTCCTTTTCCCGGAAGATCTCGGTGGCCATCGCCGTGTGGCTCGTGGGTCAAGTGCTTAACTGGATCCGGTACGTCCCCGAGGTCTATCCCCAGACTCCCAAAGCGGAGCTGGGAATTCGCCTGCTCTATGCCGAGGGAACGGCGTTTTTTCTCGTGCTCGCCATCGTCCTTGCGTATCTGTTGCCCATGACAAAAGAGAAGCACGACGCGCTTCGAACGGCCATTGCGTTGAAAAAAGACGGGAAGACAGCCGACGAATCCGGATTTAGAGACCTTCTGTAA
- a CDS encoding TetR/AcrR family transcriptional regulator, giving the protein MPKNTFSIISDEKRERIYNAAVHEFSREGYEKASIKNIAARAEISKGSLYDYFENKEDLYLAVCAHGINLSRQNIDEIIDDSLDFFEQIRNIFHRGLSFVVENPEYTQLYINLSSCGMERFAEQLTTKVEKTTADFYKSALKRGVDSGYIRSDVDVNTAAFVINSLYIIMLISMVSRHYQIRMQEYLEINESDVQREAFKKIDQLIDTIRFSLEVRAAD; this is encoded by the coding sequence ATGCCGAAAAACACCTTTTCAATCATCAGCGACGAAAAGAGAGAGCGCATCTACAACGCCGCCGTGCATGAATTCTCCCGTGAGGGATACGAGAAGGCCAGCATCAAAAACATCGCCGCCCGGGCGGAAATCTCCAAGGGTTCTCTCTACGACTACTTCGAAAACAAAGAGGACCTGTATCTTGCCGTCTGCGCCCACGGCATCAACCTCTCCCGCCAGAACATCGACGAAATCATAGACGACTCTCTCGATTTCTTCGAGCAGATCAGGAACATCTTTCACCGGGGCCTCTCCTTTGTTGTGGAAAACCCGGAATATACTCAGCTCTATATCAACCTCTCATCCTGCGGTATGGAGCGCTTTGCGGAACAATTGACCACCAAAGTGGAAAAGACCACGGCTGATTTCTACAAATCCGCCCTCAAGAGGGGGGTCGACAGCGGGTACATTCGTTCGGACGTGGATGTAAACACGGCCGCCTTCGTTATCAACAGTCTGTACATAATCATGCTTATCTCCATGGTATCCCGTCACTATCAGATTCGCATGCAGGAATATCTCGAAATCAACGAGTCCGATGTTCAACGGGAGGCATTCAAGAAGATTGATCAACTTATAGATACCATACGCTTCAGCCTCGAGGTTCGAGCGGCGGACTGA
- a CDS encoding SDR family oxidoreductase, which produces MYSEMKGKTALITGAGKETGIGYTIAKRLADEGVTVVISDVCKDIGADNYARIGTKEELESLAKKINGHCVVIDVTDEGTIAAAAAYITDTFGRLDYLINNAGASPSPQYLQYMDLAMWQKTIDIGLNGTLLVTRHMLPLMTGGGCAIVNTASRAGKKPRAFAGAYCVAKAGVIMMTKVFAMETAALGIRVNAICPGQIDTDLERWGWEYEAQIRQIDVQEIIDEEITTIPAGRIGLPKDVADLVAFLLSDQARYITGQALNIDGGQLMEL; this is translated from the coding sequence ATGTACAGTGAAATGAAGGGGAAAACAGCCCTGATTACGGGAGCCGGAAAAGAAACCGGCATCGGATACACCATTGCGAAGCGGCTCGCGGATGAAGGGGTGACCGTCGTCATCAGCGATGTGTGCAAGGACATCGGCGCGGATAATTACGCCCGCATCGGCACCAAGGAAGAGCTCGAGTCGCTCGCGAAGAAGATCAACGGCCACTGCGTCGTCATCGATGTGACTGACGAGGGGACCATAGCAGCGGCGGCGGCGTACATTACAGACACCTTCGGTCGCCTGGACTACCTGATCAACAACGCCGGGGCGTCCCCGTCGCCCCAGTATCTTCAGTACATGGACCTCGCCATGTGGCAAAAAACCATTGATATCGGCCTCAACGGGACCCTCTTGGTCACCCGTCACATGCTTCCCCTGATGACCGGGGGGGGGTGCGCCATCGTCAACACCGCCTCCCGGGCCGGAAAAAAACCGAGGGCCTTCGCCGGCGCCTACTGCGTCGCCAAGGCCGGGGTTATCATGATGACCAAGGTGTTCGCCATGGAGACCGCCGCCCTGGGGATCCGTGTCAACGCCATCTGTCCCGGCCAGATCGATACCGATCTCGAGCGATGGGGGTGGGAATACGAAGCCCAGATCCGCCAAATAGATGTTCAGGAGATCATCGATGAGGAAATCACCACGATCCCGGCGGGCAGAATCGGTCTCCCAAAGGATGTGGCGGACCTGGTGGCGTTTCTCTTGTCCGACCAGGCACGATATATCACCGGCCAGGCCCTGAATATCGACGGCGGGCAGTTGATGGAACTATGA
- a CDS encoding thiamine pyrophosphate-binding protein — translation MVHENTQPTAGDHVCSGGELVVRSLEKKGVKYIFTLSGGHIAPIYQHLLDSDIRVVDTRHEQAAVFMADAYARLTGEPGIVLVTAGPGFTNALSGVANARMAGSPVVLLSGRIGMKMKERLDLQEIEQENVVAPIVKWSQTVTDPGRIPEFIDIALKTAISGAPGPTFLDLPVDMLTECRPIDTVRFPDSPYPLRSGGDPKDIEAAALLIEKAKRPIIIGGSGVLFSGAAKTVTELVEKTGIPYFSLSMGRGTVPEDHPLSFGPAVVIRPGAAGAANTQADVIILLGTRINLYTMFGGIFPADTKIIHVNIDPVEIGRNRTIDVGIAGDVGIVSKQLIDRLSKKIKPEKFSGWIDELNKQAEFSFDSVKDAMESEAVPIHPHRLMREINEFIGNDGIVTADGGDTQTWMSMTRTAYGPAEYLESGLFGCLGVGIPFAVTAKLLNPKKRVLCVMGDGSLGFNFMEIHTAIRFGLPIVIVVSNDLGWGMIRHSQSLKFGPGKNVATELGTVEYQKMVEVLGGYGELVTEVKDIKPALQRAFKSGKVSLINVMTDPDIISPGSYALASIAASAY, via the coding sequence ATGGTACATGAAAACACACAACCGACGGCGGGCGATCACGTCTGTTCCGGCGGAGAACTGGTTGTCCGCTCCCTTGAAAAAAAGGGAGTAAAATATATCTTCACATTGAGCGGCGGCCATATCGCCCCCATCTACCAGCACCTCCTCGATTCCGACATACGGGTGGTGGATACCCGCCACGAACAGGCCGCCGTGTTCATGGCTGACGCCTATGCCCGACTGACCGGAGAGCCCGGCATCGTCCTGGTGACCGCGGGTCCCGGCTTTACCAACGCCCTCAGCGGCGTCGCCAACGCCCGTATGGCCGGCAGCCCCGTGGTGCTCCTCTCCGGCAGGATCGGCATGAAAATGAAAGAGCGACTGGACCTTCAGGAGATCGAACAGGAAAACGTCGTGGCCCCTATCGTCAAGTGGTCACAAACCGTCACGGACCCCGGGAGAATCCCGGAGTTCATCGACATCGCCCTTAAAACGGCGATCTCCGGGGCCCCCGGCCCCACGTTTCTGGATCTCCCGGTGGACATGCTCACCGAATGCAGGCCCATCGATACCGTCCGCTTCCCGGACTCCCCCTACCCCCTTCGCTCCGGGGGCGACCCGAAGGACATCGAGGCGGCGGCATTACTCATCGAAAAGGCCAAAAGGCCGATCATCATCGGCGGCAGCGGGGTTCTTTTTTCCGGTGCGGCCAAAACCGTTACTGAACTGGTGGAAAAAACCGGCATCCCCTATTTCAGCCTGTCGATGGGGCGGGGTACCGTCCCCGAAGATCATCCCCTCTCCTTCGGCCCCGCGGTGGTGATCCGTCCGGGGGCGGCCGGCGCCGCCAACACCCAGGCGGATGTGATTATTCTCCTTGGCACCCGCATCAACCTCTACACCATGTTCGGCGGCATATTCCCCGCCGATACAAAGATCATTCATGTCAACATCGACCCGGTGGAGATCGGCCGAAACAGAACGATCGATGTCGGCATCGCGGGAGATGTGGGCATCGTATCCAAGCAACTCATAGATCGACTTTCCAAAAAGATCAAACCAGAGAAATTCTCGGGATGGATCGACGAGCTGAACAAGCAGGCCGAATTCAGCTTCGATTCAGTCAAGGACGCCATGGAGTCCGAAGCGGTGCCGATTCACCCCCACCGGCTGATGCGTGAAATCAACGAGTTCATCGGAAACGACGGCATCGTTACCGCCGACGGCGGCGACACCCAGACCTGGATGAGCATGACCCGTACCGCCTACGGCCCCGCCGAGTACCTTGAATCGGGTCTCTTCGGCTGCCTGGGCGTGGGAATCCCCTTCGCCGTCACCGCGAAGCTGCTCAATCCGAAAAAGCGGGTGCTCTGCGTTATGGGTGACGGTTCTTTGGGTTTTAACTTCATGGAGATACACACCGCCATCCGCTTCGGTCTTCCCATCGTCATCGTCGTCAGCAACGACCTGGGCTGGGGCATGATCCGTCACAGCCAGAGTCTCAAGTTCGGCCCGGGGAAAAACGTCGCTACGGAGCTGGGCACCGTCGAGTACCAGAAGATGGTGGAGGTCCTGGGCGGATACGGTGAACTGGTCACCGAGGTCAAGGACATCAAGCCCGCTTTACAGCGGGCCTTCAAATCTGGCAAGGTGTCACTGATAAACGTCATGACCGATCCCGATATCATCAGCCCCGGCAGCTACGCCCTGGCAAGCATCGCGGCATCCGCCTATTAA
- a CDS encoding DASS family sodium-coupled anion symporter → MKEFLTKYKDEFYLGAAILASVLFYFAPISDTLVMGENVIPLTSEARITMSLLIFAIVLWVTEAIPFVVTSLIVMILIPLLGATDGLEVVKNGEMVAIHGAADGLKEMILIGFGNRLIFFFMGVFLLSAAFIQSGLGDRLTLYLLLLVGTGTKIVILGFLVMGSLLSMWITDMAVAALLVPLAVSILRSADIKPLQSTFGTALMIACCWGAVFGGIATPAGCGPNPIAIEYLKNLTGIHISFLDWMKIGVPLTACLIPIGWAVLLLLFPPEMKRLPLERRRLKERLSEKGGFSKAEIVTLIVFLTVITLWIGSDAITKLTHNGLILSMEMVALAGGLVFFLPGIRVMTWKEAEPLMNWGAIVLVMASLSLGLMMYETGAARWLSWLLLGHIQGISPIIQIGLVVAAVIVMKLFLASNTVTGIIVIPLLITLAQDLGLDAWFLVAPAAFTASLGIILLTQSPTNIIPHTSGYFTAKDFALSGVVMSIIMVLVLTIMIPIGGRLTGIYTF, encoded by the coding sequence ATGAAGGAATTTCTCACAAAATACAAGGATGAGTTCTACCTGGGCGCGGCGATCTTGGCATCGGTGCTCTTCTACTTCGCGCCCATCTCCGACACCCTGGTAATGGGGGAAAACGTCATCCCCCTGACGTCGGAGGCCCGCATCACCATGTCGCTTCTGATATTCGCCATCGTCCTGTGGGTGACCGAGGCGATTCCCTTCGTCGTCACCTCACTCATCGTGATGATACTCATCCCGCTCTTGGGGGCGACGGATGGCCTCGAGGTCGTCAAAAACGGGGAGATGGTCGCAATTCACGGCGCCGCCGACGGCCTGAAGGAGATGATTCTCATAGGCTTCGGCAACCGCTTGATATTCTTCTTCATGGGGGTGTTTCTGCTCTCGGCGGCGTTCATTCAATCCGGCCTGGGAGATCGATTGACGCTCTATTTGCTTCTTCTGGTGGGGACCGGCACGAAGATCGTCATCCTCGGTTTTCTCGTGATGGGATCGCTGCTCTCCATGTGGATTACCGATATGGCGGTGGCGGCGCTCTTGGTACCTTTGGCGGTAAGCATCCTCAGAAGCGCCGACATCAAGCCCCTTCAGAGCACATTCGGCACCGCCCTCATGATCGCCTGCTGCTGGGGGGCGGTCTTCGGGGGTATCGCCACACCGGCCGGATGCGGTCCCAATCCCATCGCCATCGAATACTTGAAGAACCTCACCGGGATTCACATCTCGTTTCTGGACTGGATGAAGATCGGCGTCCCTCTGACCGCGTGCCTGATCCCGATCGGCTGGGCGGTGCTCCTGTTGCTCTTCCCCCCGGAGATGAAGCGCCTCCCCCTGGAGCGCAGGCGCCTGAAGGAGCGCCTTTCGGAGAAGGGAGGATTCAGTAAGGCGGAGATCGTGACCTTGATCGTCTTCCTGACGGTGATCACCCTGTGGATTGGATCCGACGCCATCACAAAGCTGACACATAATGGTCTGATTCTCTCCATGGAGATGGTGGCCCTCGCCGGGGGGCTCGTGTTTTTCCTCCCCGGTATTCGGGTGATGACCTGGAAGGAGGCGGAGCCGCTAATGAACTGGGGGGCGATTGTGCTGGTAATGGCCTCGCTGTCTTTGGGACTGATGATGTACGAAACAGGGGCGGCCCGTTGGCTCTCCTGGTTGCTGTTGGGACACATACAGGGAATCAGTCCTATTATACAGATCGGACTGGTGGTCGCCGCGGTGATCGTGATGAAGCTCTTTCTAGCGTCAAACACCGTCACCGGGATAATTGTCATCCCACTCCTCATCACGCTGGCCCAGGACCTGGGTCTCGACGCCTGGTTTCTCGTGGCGCCGGCGGCGTTTACCGCGTCACTGGGGATTATTCTTTTGACTCAGTCTCCCACCAACATCATCCCCCACACCTCGGGATACTTCACGGCGAAAGACTTCGCCCTCTCCGGCGTCGTCATGTCAATCATCATGGTGCTGGTGTTGACGATCATGATTCCCATCGGAGGACGGCTGACCGGTATCTACACCTTCTGA
- a CDS encoding DUF819 family protein, translated as MNPLAVVAMMLFYVLFPVLVIYACQKSPLIDKLGAVIICYIVGIVIGNIGILPEGSFDVLDLMTTITVPLALPLLLFSINFVKWFRLAGKTALSLLFIIIAITIASFVGFMIFKDAIPESWKVAGLMMGVYTGGTPNLAAIKVALDVDPTTYLTVHTADVFISAVHLLFCITIAQRLLQTFLPRFRSVAALEEEAEGMNSEDIGNYRGIFQKSVFLPLMGAFGLSVLIFAAGGALTMLVPQNAGAAVAILAITTFSIAASFVTKIRNIEKTFQLGMYIILIFCLVVGSMADIKQLINTAPAIIGYLFICIFGSMLIHVVLSSIFRIDADTVIVTSVSAICSPPFVGVVAGALKNKEIIVSGLATGLIGYAIGNYLGIFMAYVFHALFP; from the coding sequence ATGAACCCCCTTGCCGTCGTCGCTATGATGCTGTTCTATGTCCTGTTTCCGGTGCTGGTTATTTATGCATGCCAGAAAAGCCCCCTCATTGACAAACTGGGCGCCGTCATTATCTGCTACATCGTCGGCATCGTTATCGGAAACATCGGGATACTCCCCGAGGGGAGCTTTGACGTCCTGGACCTGATGACCACCATCACCGTGCCCCTGGCGCTGCCGCTCTTGTTGTTTTCCATCAATTTCGTCAAATGGTTTCGCCTGGCGGGAAAAACCGCCCTGTCGCTTCTCTTCATCATTATCGCCATCACCATCGCATCCTTCGTCGGATTCATGATCTTCAAGGACGCCATCCCCGAAAGCTGGAAGGTGGCGGGTCTTATGATGGGGGTGTATACCGGCGGCACGCCGAACCTTGCCGCCATCAAGGTGGCCCTCGACGTCGACCCCACCACCTATCTGACGGTGCATACCGCCGACGTCTTCATCAGCGCCGTTCACCTCCTGTTCTGCATCACCATCGCCCAGCGATTGCTGCAGACGTTCCTCCCCCGCTTTCGCTCCGTCGCAGCATTAGAGGAGGAGGCGGAGGGTATGAACAGCGAGGACATCGGCAACTATCGCGGCATATTTCAAAAGAGCGTGTTCCTCCCCCTCATGGGCGCCTTCGGCCTTTCGGTGCTCATTTTTGCCGCCGGCGGTGCGCTGACAATGCTCGTCCCCCAAAACGCGGGGGCCGCCGTGGCGATCCTTGCCATCACAACCTTCTCCATCGCCGCCTCGTTCGTCACAAAGATACGAAACATCGAAAAGACATTTCAGCTCGGCATGTACATCATTCTCATCTTCTGCCTGGTGGTGGGATCGATGGCGGACATCAAACAGCTCATCAACACGGCGCCCGCCATTATCGGGTACCTGTTCATCTGCATCTTCGGCTCCATGCTCATCCACGTGGTCCTCTCATCGATCTTCCGCATTGACGCCGACACGGTCATCGTCACCTCGGTATCCGCCATCTGCTCGCCGCCGTTCGTGGGCGTTGTGGCCGGGGCTCTCAAGAACAAGGAGATCATCGTCTCAGGGCTTGCCACCGGCCTCATCGGGTACGCCATCGGCAATTACCTGGGCATATTCATGGCGTACGTCTTCCACGCCCTGTTCCCATAA
- the amrS gene encoding AmmeMemoRadiSam system radical SAM enzyme: MHHSELYKKIENRKIACRVCMKRCIIPEGGRGWCKTRLNKGGKLFSLIYGRVAAMMVSPIEKKPMYHFHPGSSWLSVGSVGCNFRCPGCQNWETAHGTIDVGGDGGFCVEDGETQYTEYLAPRAMIEIAVRERTDGISFTYNEPTLWIEYATDCMEAARKAGLLTNWVTNGYLTVESLDLIGPWLDSFRVDIKGFSQKTYRSVAGIDDFRGIMDICVRAKRKWDMHVELVTNIIPGRNDDPEELSAIARWIARELGDDTPWHVTRFHPHRDLLDVKPTPVDILESVRERGLAEGLRYVYIGNVPGHSAENTYCPSCGSLIIRRRMMEVLENHLENGACPQCHAPIPGRFDRTFR, encoded by the coding sequence ATGCACCACTCAGAACTCTATAAAAAGATCGAGAACAGGAAAATCGCCTGCCGGGTGTGTATGAAGAGGTGCATCATCCCCGAGGGAGGCCGGGGGTGGTGTAAAACCCGTCTGAACAAGGGAGGGAAGCTCTTTTCCCTCATCTATGGTCGAGTCGCCGCCATGATGGTGTCGCCCATAGAGAAAAAGCCGATGTATCACTTCCACCCCGGTTCCAGCTGGCTGTCCGTTGGGTCCGTCGGGTGCAATTTTCGATGCCCCGGCTGTCAGAACTGGGAGACCGCCCACGGAACGATAGACGTGGGAGGCGACGGAGGATTCTGTGTCGAGGATGGAGAGACACAATACACGGAATACCTCGCCCCCCGGGCGATGATTGAGATCGCCGTTCGGGAACGGACGGACGGCATATCGTTTACCTACAACGAGCCGACCCTCTGGATCGAATACGCCACCGACTGCATGGAGGCGGCCCGGAAGGCGGGCCTTTTGACGAACTGGGTGACCAACGGTTACCTGACGGTGGAATCCCTGGACCTCATCGGCCCCTGGCTGGATTCATTCCGGGTCGATATCAAGGGATTTTCCCAGAAGACCTATCGGAGCGTCGCCGGAATTGATGATTTCAGGGGCATTATGGATATCTGCGTTCGCGCGAAACGCAAGTGGGATATGCATGTCGAACTGGTGACCAATATCATTCCGGGGAGAAACGATGATCCTGAGGAACTTTCGGCAATCGCCCGCTGGATTGCACGGGAACTGGGTGATGACACTCCCTGGCATGTGACACGCTTTCATCCGCACAGGGACCTCTTGGATGTGAAACCGACGCCGGTGGATATTCTGGAATCCGTCCGGGAGCGGGGGCTGGCCGAGGGATTACGGTATGTATATATCGGCAACGTCCCCGGTCACTCTGCGGAAAACACCTACTGCCCCTCGTGCGGCAGCCTTATCATACGGCGTCGCATGATGGAGGTGCTGGAAAACCACCTGGAAAACGGTGCGTGTCCCCAGTGTCATGCACCGATCCCCGGTCGATTCGACCGCACGTTCCGCTGA
- a CDS encoding D-glycerate dehydrogenase, whose product MTEKTVLITRIIPRAGIDLLKERYRVLINEHDRPLTARELLDLSLECDGLLCLLTDTIDKDFFEARPNIRAVANYAVGFNNIDIQAATARGIPVSNTPEVLTDATADLAFALIFSVARRIVQADIHLRSGEWGGWGPLQFLGSGVWGATLGVVGMGNIGRAVARRGVGLSMTVCYADDFIAAGTDFGFPATRLSLEELLETADFVSLHVPLTESTRHLIGGKELSRMKKTAYLINTSRGAVIDEAALAAALKNGDIAGAGLDVFEHEPKVTKKLCALPNTVLLPHIGSATEQARTNMAIMAAKNLIAMLEGDEIPNLVNHDYLKQGPS is encoded by the coding sequence ATGACCGAAAAGACGGTGTTGATCACACGAATCATCCCCCGGGCGGGCATCGATCTTCTAAAGGAGAGATATCGCGTTCTCATCAACGAACACGATAGACCCCTCACCGCTCGAGAGCTGTTGGATCTTTCCCTAGAGTGCGACGGTCTTCTCTGTCTTTTGACCGATACGATAGACAAGGACTTTTTCGAGGCACGCCCGAACATCAGAGCCGTCGCCAACTACGCGGTCGGATTCAACAACATAGATATTCAGGCGGCCACCGCCCGGGGCATACCGGTATCGAACACGCCGGAGGTCCTCACCGACGCCACCGCCGATCTGGCGTTCGCTCTCATATTCTCTGTTGCCCGGCGCATTGTCCAGGCCGATATCCACCTCCGATCGGGAGAGTGGGGCGGCTGGGGGCCGTTGCAGTTTCTCGGGAGCGGCGTGTGGGGGGCGACTCTCGGCGTCGTCGGCATGGGAAACATCGGCCGGGCCGTGGCCCGGCGCGGCGTGGGACTTTCCATGACCGTCTGTTATGCCGACGATTTTATCGCGGCGGGCACCGACTTCGGCTTTCCCGCGACGCGGCTTTCTCTGGAGGAGCTTTTGGAGACCGCGGATTTCGTGAGCCTCCACGTTCCCCTGACTGAGTCCACGCGACACCTGATCGGAGGGAAAGAGCTTTCCCGGATGAAAAAGACCGCCTATCTCATCAACACCTCACGGGGCGCGGTCATCGACGAGGCCGCATTGGCTGCGGCCCTGAAAAACGGCGACATCGCCGGGGCGGGACTGGACGTCTTCGAACACGAGCCGAAGGTGACAAAAAAGCTCTGTGCGCTTCCCAACACGGTGCTGCTCCCCCATATCGGCAGCGCCACCGAACAGGCGCGGACCAATATGGCGATCATGGCGGCGAAGAACCTCATCGCCATGCTGGAGGGTGATGAGATCCCAAACCTGGTCAATCACGATTACCTGAAGCAGGGTCCGTCATAA